A single window of Ignavibacteriota bacterium DNA harbors:
- a CDS encoding proline--tRNA ligase, whose translation MRLSNAFIPTLKENPSDAVITSHILLVRSGMVRMLSAGIYSYLPLGYKVMKKIAEIIREEMDAIGGQEFHLPALNPKEIWEATNRVEAFGDTLFHIKNRDYVLAPTHEEIMTYHAKGVLKSYKDLPQIWYQIQTKFRNEARPRSGVIRGRQFLMKDAYSFDSSSEGLDVSYELHDKAYRKIFDRCGLKYFVVGASSGAMGGSKSEEFMVKSDAGEDYVAYCGKCGYAANAEVSTSTIGSVIRNVESKEVYEISTPNIKSINELCEFLKIDERETAKSRIYFHNNVPILILMSGNDEVNETKLQTILGGDVRPGHPDELKEITGADAGSIGPINFRHRIIADLRLKDGNNLISGANKNNYHLGGIDLNRDVPNLEYFDLRLVESGEPCPKCSEPIEVFKAIELGHIFKLGTKYSVGLDAMFLDENGKENPIIMGSYGIGLDRVLACYIEQNNDDKGIIWKKPLNPFDVHLIGLNMKKDEVINACEKLYKEFSANGIDIIFDDRNNVQAGFKFSDADLIGVPLQIIVGERGLKENMVEVKIRETGERLNVKLDELLTKVKDLLK comes from the coding sequence ATGAGACTTAGCAACGCATTTATTCCAACATTAAAAGAAAATCCAAGTGACGCGGTTATAACAAGCCACATTTTATTAGTAAGAAGCGGAATGGTTAGAATGCTTTCCGCAGGAATTTATTCTTATCTGCCTCTCGGCTATAAAGTAATGAAAAAAATTGCTGAAATTATTCGTGAAGAAATGGACGCTATCGGCGGTCAGGAATTTCATCTTCCCGCATTAAATCCAAAAGAAATTTGGGAAGCCACTAATAGAGTTGAAGCATTCGGTGATACGCTTTTTCACATTAAAAACAGAGATTATGTACTTGCGCCGACTCATGAAGAAATTATGACTTACCACGCAAAAGGGGTTTTGAAATCATATAAAGACTTGCCGCAAATTTGGTATCAAATTCAAACTAAGTTTAGAAATGAAGCCAGACCAAGAAGCGGAGTTATTAGAGGAAGACAATTTTTAATGAAGGATGCTTATTCGTTTGATTCAAGCAGTGAAGGTTTGGATGTTTCATATGAATTGCATGATAAAGCTTACAGAAAAATATTTGACAGATGCGGATTAAAATATTTTGTTGTAGGCGCTTCAAGCGGTGCTATGGGCGGAAGTAAATCGGAAGAGTTTATGGTTAAATCGGATGCCGGTGAAGATTATGTTGCGTATTGCGGTAAGTGCGGCTACGCTGCTAATGCCGAGGTTTCTACTTCAACAATAGGTTCCGTAATAAGAAATGTTGAAAGCAAAGAGGTATATGAAATCAGCACACCGAATATTAAATCGATTAACGAACTTTGCGAATTCCTTAAAATAGATGAAAGAGAAACGGCAAAATCAAGAATTTATTTTCATAATAATGTTCCGATTTTGATTTTAATGAGTGGAAATGATGAAGTAAATGAAACCAAACTACAAACAATTTTAGGCGGAGATGTTCGCCCAGGGCATCCCGATGAATTAAAAGAAATAACCGGAGCTGATGCCGGTTCAATTGGTCCAATTAATTTTAGACATAGAATTATTGCCGATTTAAGATTAAAAGACGGAAATAATTTAATCAGCGGCGCAAATAAAAATAATTATCACTTGGGCGGAATTGATCTTAATCGCGACGTTCCAAATTTGGAATATTTCGATCTTCGATTAGTTGAATCCGGTGAACCTTGTCCAAAATGTTCCGAGCCGATAGAAGTTTTTAAAGCAATTGAACTTGGTCATATTTTCAAACTGGGCACAAAATATTCTGTCGGTTTGGACGCGATGTTCTTGGATGAAAACGGAAAAGAAAACCCTATAATTATGGGAAGCTACGGAATTGGTTTGGATAGAGTACTAGCATGTTATATTGAACAGAACAATGACGATAAAGGAATTATTTGGAAAAAACCGCTTAATCCTTTTGACGTACATTTGATTGGATTAAACATGAAAAAAGATGAAGTTATAAATGCGTGTGAAAAACTTTATAAAGAATTCAGCGCGAATGGTATTGATATAATTTTCGATGACAGAAATAATGTGCAGGCGGGATTCAAATTCAGTGATGCCGATTTGATCGGTGTTCCTCTTCAGATAATTGTCGGTGAACGTGGATTAAAAGAAAACATGGTTGAAGTAAAAATCCGCGAAACAGGTGAAAGACTAAACGTTAAGTTAGATGAATTATTGACAAAAGTTAAAGATCTGCTTAAATAA
- the yjjX gene encoding inosine/xanthosine triphosphatase, producing MKILVGSKNPVKISAAREAFSLYFDNVEVVGISVPSFVPDQPINEETYQGAQNRATELHKINFDQNLNAEYSVGIEGGIQKTFNKWFAFGCMCLVHKSGKTSFGTSAHFELPDIVTKQLLERKELGHVMDELMEQENTKQKGGAISYFTNGRMDRKELYIPGLISALVPFQHENLYFKQ from the coding sequence ATGAAAATACTTGTCGGTTCAAAAAATCCCGTTAAAATATCTGCCGCAAGAGAAGCATTCTCATTATATTTTGATAATGTTGAAGTGGTTGGAATTTCTGTACCTTCATTTGTGCCGGATCAGCCGATAAATGAAGAAACATATCAAGGCGCGCAAAATAGAGCAACTGAATTGCATAAAATTAATTTTGATCAAAATCTTAATGCCGAATATTCTGTTGGAATTGAGGGTGGAATTCAAAAAACATTTAACAAATGGTTTGCGTTCGGCTGTATGTGTTTAGTTCATAAAAGCGGAAAAACATCATTTGGAACTTCTGCCCATTTTGAACTTCCGGATATTGTTACAAAACAATTATTGGAAAGAAAAGAACTTGGTCATGTAATGGATGAATTAATGGAACAGGAAAATACCAAACAAAAAGGCGGAGCAATTTCTTATTTCACAAACGGCAGAATGGATAGGAAAGAATTATACATTCCCGGTTTAATAAGCGCGCTTGTTCCCTTCCAACATGAAAATTTATATTTTAAACAATAA
- a CDS encoding GNAT family N-acetyltransferase, whose protein sequence is MKQPIREYHQDEFTISTDPVKLQIDVIHNFLKNAYWSKNIPFSIVKNSVENSFCFGVYYKSDQVGFARLITDFTSFAYLADVFILEEFRGKGLSKWLMKTIIDFPELQSLRGWMLKTTDAHELYKKFGFTSPKFPEKIMELSKLPNGYSNN, encoded by the coding sequence ATGAAACAACCAATTAGAGAATATCATCAAGATGAATTTACAATATCAACGGATCCGGTGAAATTACAAATTGATGTGATACATAATTTTTTAAAAAATGCTTATTGGTCCAAAAATATTCCATTTTCAATTGTAAAAAATTCTGTTGAAAACTCTTTTTGCTTTGGAGTTTATTATAAATCAGATCAAGTTGGTTTTGCCCGATTAATTACTGATTTTACTTCTTTTGCATATTTGGCGGACGTTTTCATTCTTGAAGAATTTAGAGGAAAAGGCTTATCAAAATGGCTTATGAAAACCATTATTGATTTTCCCGAACTCCAAAGTTTAAGAGGATGGATGTTAAAAACAACCGATGCCCACGAACTATATAAAAAGTTTGGATTTACATCGCCTAAATTTCCAGAAAAAATTATGGAACTTTCCAAATTGCCAAACGGTTACTCAAATAATTAA
- a CDS encoding S8 family serine peptidase: MRKLFLLFYIVSSIQIFANTNIVEKDNKFYFSDRVIIKFKGNSSLSKISNSAVNKFSDSELTKTFKISEEINSSNKILNNIYTLKIKSPFEINYVIQEISRLPEIDWVDPHYLNKIDFTPNDPSFQTSQQYLNVIQAQEAWDINTGNEEIIIAIVDTGVDWEHPDLAANIWNNSNEISGNGIDDDNNGFIDDIHGWDFGGVDGTADNNPKEDRADHGTLVAGLASAVTNNEIGIASIGYKSKLMAVKTAQDNIRSESGLALVAYGYEGIVYASDNGAKIINCSWGSSNFSNAAQAVIDYAISKGALVVAAAGNDNSGAGFYPANYNGVLSVAGTNNSDIKASWSNYGTKVDVCAPGVSVYSTWQNDPFYISADGTSLSSPITAGLAALVANQFPAFSPLQIAEQIRVNSDNIDNNNLLYKNLLGAGRINAFKALTNTNSKSVRITDIEFTEIGDGDGIYESGETINISPIFSNYLSAISNLNVTIETENQNLQFLKNGGNVGSLFTLQNFNTSADFFSIAVNENAQENVDINLKLVYSDNDYQDFEWITISINPTYEIQTTENLSITFTSSGSIGFDDYPTNLKGNGLRYKDGPNILFESSLIYGTSLSSIENCARNADGDKDLDFSVVTPIKVNKNGDIADKEGYAVFNDAIASPKSLGIETEFFTYSFSDNSDYMIVRYALTNKTNVNIENFYIGQYWDFDIDDTSYDDDMVAYNIEKDFGYAYDNDGDPLSTHIGLAVLSEDTKNFFAMNDKGQGNPTISWDGFTDTEKWTSLTSGKTFSSTGPNDISLVISAGPATLYPNIKKNFDFLIAAGDDLEKLTQTVITAKQKYNDVLTTISYSNEIIPENFELFQNYPNPFNPTTKIKYTVPANSNEYIKSNKLDPNRNTVTLKVYDILGKEIKTLVNQKQNPGIYEINFDALNLTSGVYFYKLTSGSFSSIKKMILLR; this comes from the coding sequence ATGAGAAAATTATTTTTACTCTTTTACATAGTAAGCTCAATTCAAATTTTCGCGAATACTAACATTGTTGAAAAAGATAATAAATTTTATTTTTCAGATAGAGTAATTATAAAGTTCAAAGGTAATTCATCTCTCTCAAAAATTTCAAATTCTGCTGTTAATAAATTCAGCGATTCTGAACTCACGAAAACTTTTAAAATTTCTGAAGAAATTAATTCATCAAATAAAATTTTGAATAACATTTACACTCTTAAAATAAAATCACCGTTTGAAATAAATTATGTAATTCAAGAAATATCAAGACTTCCCGAAATTGATTGGGTTGATCCGCATTATTTAAATAAAATAGATTTCACTCCAAACGATCCGTCTTTTCAAACTTCACAGCAATATTTAAATGTGATTCAAGCGCAAGAGGCATGGGATATTAATACCGGAAATGAAGAAATTATTATTGCAATAGTTGATACTGGCGTTGATTGGGAACATCCGGATTTAGCTGCAAATATTTGGAATAACTCAAATGAGATTTCGGGTAATGGAATTGATGATGATAATAACGGATTTATTGATGATATTCACGGTTGGGATTTTGGCGGTGTTGATGGAACTGCCGATAATAATCCTAAAGAAGATCGAGCAGATCACGGAACTTTAGTCGCCGGATTAGCAAGCGCCGTTACAAATAACGAAATTGGAATTGCATCAATTGGCTACAAAAGTAAATTGATGGCTGTTAAAACTGCACAAGATAATATTAGAAGTGAATCCGGTTTAGCATTGGTTGCTTATGGATATGAAGGAATTGTGTACGCCTCAGATAACGGTGCAAAAATAATTAATTGCAGTTGGGGAAGTAGTAATTTTTCAAATGCTGCTCAAGCCGTAATTGATTACGCTATTTCTAAAGGCGCGTTAGTAGTTGCCGCGGCGGGAAACGACAACAGCGGTGCTGGTTTTTATCCCGCAAATTATAATGGAGTTTTATCGGTTGCTGGAACAAATAATTCTGATATTAAAGCAAGCTGGTCAAATTACGGAACCAAAGTTGATGTTTGCGCTCCGGGTGTTAGTGTTTATTCAACTTGGCAAAATGATCCGTTTTATATTTCGGCGGATGGAACGTCGCTTTCTTCGCCAATTACAGCAGGACTTGCGGCGCTTGTCGCAAATCAATTTCCGGCTTTTTCACCATTGCAAATTGCCGAACAAATTAGAGTGAACTCGGATAATATTGATAATAATAATTTACTTTATAAAAATTTACTTGGTGCCGGAAGAATAAACGCTTTCAAAGCATTAACAAATACAAATTCAAAATCCGTTAGAATTACCGATATTGAATTTACGGAAATTGGAGACGGCGATGGAATTTATGAATCAGGCGAAACTATAAATATCAGTCCGATTTTTTCAAATTATTTATCCGCAATTTCAAATCTTAATGTAACAATTGAAACCGAAAATCAGAATCTGCAATTTTTAAAAAATGGCGGCAATGTCGGCTCGCTTTTCACATTACAGAATTTCAATACATCCGCGGATTTTTTTTCAATAGCGGTAAATGAAAATGCACAGGAAAATGTTGATATCAATTTAAAATTAGTTTATTCCGATAATGATTACCAAGACTTTGAATGGATTACAATTTCTATTAATCCCACATACGAAATTCAAACAACCGAAAATCTATCAATTACATTTACAAGCAGCGGTTCAATCGGCTTTGATGATTATCCGACAAATTTAAAGGGAAATGGTTTACGTTATAAAGATGGTCCAAACATACTTTTTGAAAGCTCTTTGATTTATGGAACATCCTTATCCTCAATTGAAAATTGCGCAAGAAATGCAGACGGCGATAAAGATCTTGATTTTTCGGTTGTTACACCAATTAAGGTAAATAAAAATGGTGATATTGCGGATAAGGAAGGTTATGCGGTATTTAATGACGCGATCGCTTCACCCAAAAGTTTGGGAATTGAAACAGAATTTTTCACATATTCTTTTTCAGATAATTCGGATTACATGATAGTACGTTACGCGTTAACAAATAAAACAAATGTTAATATTGAAAATTTCTATATCGGTCAATATTGGGATTTTGATATTGACGATACAAGTTATGACGATGATATGGTAGCTTACAATATTGAAAAAGATTTTGGCTATGCTTATGATAATGACGGTGATCCACTTAGCACACACATAGGACTCGCGGTTTTATCCGAAGATACAAAAAACTTTTTTGCGATGAACGATAAAGGTCAAGGAAATCCTACAATATCTTGGGATGGTTTTACCGATACTGAAAAATGGACTTCATTAACTTCCGGAAAAACGTTCAGTTCAACAGGTCCAAATGATATTTCACTTGTAATTTCGGCGGGACCTGCAACTCTTTATCCCAACATAAAGAAGAATTTTGATTTTCTTATTGCCGCGGGAGATGACCTGGAAAAGTTAACGCAGACAGTGATAACAGCAAAACAAAAATATAATGATGTTTTAACTACAATAAGTTATAGTAATGAAATTATCCCTGAAAATTTCGAACTGTTTCAAAATTATCCTAATCCATTTAATCCAACTACAAAAATTAAATATACAGTTCCAGCCAATTCAAATGAATATATCAAATCAAATAAGCTTGATCCGAATAGAAATACAGTTACGCTTAAAGTTTATGATATTTTAGGAAAGGAAATTAAAACTCTTGTTAACCAAAAACAAAATCCGGGTATTTATGAAATTAATTTTGACGCTTTAAATTTAACTTCAGGAGTTTATTTTTATAAATTGACTTCCGGAAGTTTTTCATCAATTAAAAAAATGATTTTGTTACGTTAA